Proteins encoded in a region of the Mycobacterium branderi genome:
- a CDS encoding phosphodiesterase: MAFSDLVTTPFRWAAALRGRRVFHPDGVFAGGWIERWAPPGQGLPITSSEVVARISKGIGTPGALPDIVGLAWKMPASSYPPTGWDVLLASTGDRLLTRVGLRPVTSWSGVTLSSLMPLRYEQSYWWIRARLVTGIPDAGVSLDSVRNQVDDGGLLFAVDQACGTGCFEMLGQLTLNRLLAGDETRDLVFDPTIHSPVDVGLAPAWLSELRRGAYGRSRQGREAR, translated from the coding sequence ATCGCGTTCTCCGACCTGGTCACCACGCCATTTCGGTGGGCGGCGGCGCTTCGCGGCCGCCGGGTGTTTCACCCCGACGGGGTGTTCGCCGGCGGCTGGATCGAGCGGTGGGCCCCGCCAGGGCAGGGGCTGCCGATCACCTCCAGCGAGGTGGTTGCCCGGATCTCCAAAGGTATTGGGACTCCGGGTGCGCTGCCCGACATCGTCGGCCTGGCCTGGAAGATGCCGGCATCCTCCTACCCGCCGACCGGCTGGGACGTGCTGTTGGCGTCCACCGGTGACAGGCTGCTCACCCGTGTCGGGTTGCGGCCGGTGACGTCGTGGTCGGGTGTGACGCTGTCCAGCCTGATGCCGCTTCGCTACGAGCAGAGCTACTGGTGGATCCGGGCCCGGCTGGTCACCGGAATTCCCGACGCCGGGGTGTCGCTGGACAGCGTCCGCAACCAGGTCGACGACGGAGGACTGCTGTTCGCAGTCGACCAAGCCTGCGGAACAGGATGTTTCGAGATGCTGGGCCAGCTCACGCTCAATCGCCTGCTGGCCGGCGACGAAACGCGCGACCTTGTGTTCGACCCCACCATCCACAGTCCGGTGGACGTCGGGCTGGCACCGGCCTGGCTGAGCGAGTTGCGGCGCGGCGCCTATGGGCGCAGCCGGCAGGGCCGCGAAGCTAGGTGA
- a CDS encoding catalase, protein MADKNANPKQQQLDDYRVERDTGYLTTQQGVRVDHTDDALSIGERGPTLLEDFHAREKITHFDHERIPERVVHARGAGAYGYFEPYDDSLADYTVAKFLTTPGKQTPVFVRFSTVAGSRGSADTVRDVRGFATKFYTDQGNYDLVGNNFPVFFIQDGIKFPDFVHAVKPEPHNEIPQAQSAHDTLWDFVSLQPETLHTIMWLMSDRSLPRSYRMMQGFGVHTFRLVNAKGEGTFVKFHWKPRLGVHSLVWDECQKVAGKDPDFNRRDLWDSIEAGQYPEWELGVQLVPESDEFNFDFDLLDATKIIPEEQVPVRPVGKMVLNRNPDNFFAETEQVAFHTANVVPGIDFTNDPLLQFRNFSYLDTQLIRLGGPNFAQLPVNRPVAEVRTNQHDGYGQIAIPKGKSSYYKNSLGGGCPALADEDVFRHYTQKVDGHKIRQRAKSFQDYYSQARMFWKSMSPVEAKHIVAAYAFELGHVETVEIRARVVEQLNMVDHDLAAQVAGQLGLPVPDEAPVDDKMPASPALSQLNTATDSIESRKIAVLAADGVDVAGTDRLIRAMRQRGAIPEVLAPVGGGSLSGGSGGEIAVDRAINSVASVLYDAVVVPCGPDAIKALAADGDAMHFVTEAYKHLKPVGAFGAGVELLPKAGIAEQTAENAKVVDSHGVVTTTAAADDLSDDFFAAFAAALAKHRAWDRETDSVPA, encoded by the coding sequence ATGGCTGACAAGAACGCAAATCCGAAGCAGCAGCAGCTCGACGACTACCGCGTCGAACGGGACACCGGCTACCTGACGACACAGCAAGGTGTTCGGGTCGACCACACCGACGACGCGCTGAGCATCGGCGAGCGCGGGCCCACCCTGCTGGAGGATTTCCACGCCCGGGAAAAGATCACCCACTTCGACCACGAGCGCATCCCCGAACGCGTGGTGCACGCCCGCGGTGCCGGCGCTTACGGCTATTTCGAGCCGTACGACGACTCGCTTGCCGACTACACCGTCGCGAAATTCCTGACGACGCCCGGTAAGCAGACGCCGGTGTTCGTGCGGTTCTCGACGGTGGCGGGCTCGCGCGGATCCGCGGACACGGTGCGCGACGTGCGGGGTTTCGCCACCAAGTTCTACACCGACCAGGGCAACTACGACCTCGTCGGCAACAACTTTCCGGTGTTCTTCATCCAGGACGGGATCAAGTTCCCCGACTTCGTGCACGCCGTCAAACCCGAGCCGCACAACGAGATTCCGCAGGCCCAGTCCGCGCACGACACGCTGTGGGACTTCGTGTCGCTGCAGCCGGAAACGCTGCACACCATCATGTGGCTGATGTCGGATCGGTCGTTGCCGCGCAGCTACCGGATGATGCAGGGCTTCGGCGTACACACCTTCCGTCTGGTCAACGCCAAAGGCGAAGGCACGTTTGTGAAATTCCACTGGAAGCCGCGCCTCGGTGTGCACTCCCTGGTCTGGGACGAATGCCAGAAGGTTGCCGGCAAGGACCCCGACTTCAACCGCCGCGACCTGTGGGATTCCATCGAGGCCGGCCAGTACCCCGAATGGGAGTTGGGTGTGCAGTTGGTACCGGAAAGTGACGAGTTCAACTTCGACTTCGACCTGCTCGACGCCACGAAAATCATTCCGGAAGAACAGGTTCCGGTCCGACCGGTGGGCAAGATGGTGCTCAACCGCAACCCGGACAACTTCTTCGCCGAAACCGAGCAGGTGGCGTTCCACACCGCCAACGTGGTTCCCGGCATCGACTTCACCAACGACCCGCTGTTGCAGTTCCGCAATTTCTCCTACCTGGACACCCAGTTGATCCGCCTGGGCGGGCCGAACTTCGCTCAGTTGCCTGTCAACCGGCCGGTGGCCGAGGTGCGCACCAACCAGCACGACGGCTACGGCCAAATCGCCATTCCGAAAGGCAAGTCGAGCTACTACAAGAACTCGCTGGGCGGCGGCTGCCCGGCACTGGCGGACGAGGATGTGTTCCGCCATTACACCCAGAAGGTGGACGGGCACAAGATTCGCCAGCGCGCCAAGAGTTTTCAGGATTACTACAGTCAGGCCCGGATGTTCTGGAAGAGCATGTCGCCGGTCGAGGCCAAACACATCGTGGCCGCCTACGCGTTCGAGCTCGGCCACGTGGAAACCGTCGAGATCCGGGCGCGGGTGGTCGAACAGCTGAACATGGTTGACCACGACCTGGCCGCGCAGGTCGCGGGACAACTCGGGCTGCCGGTGCCCGACGAAGCGCCCGTCGACGACAAAATGCCTGCCTCGCCGGCGCTTTCGCAACTCAACACCGCCACCGACAGCATCGAGAGCCGCAAGATCGCGGTGCTGGCCGCCGACGGAGTGGACGTGGCGGGCACGGACCGGCTCATCCGGGCGATGCGGCAGCGCGGCGCCATCCCGGAGGTGCTGGCTCCGGTCGGCGGCGGCAGCCTGTCGGGCGGCTCGGGCGGTGAGATTGCCGTCGACCGCGCCATCAACAGCGTGGCGTCGGTGCTCTACGACGCGGTGGTGGTGCCGTGCGGGCCGGACGCCATCAAGGCACTCGCCGCGGACGGCGACGCCATGCATTTCGTCACCGAGGCGTACAAGCACCTCAAGCCGGTCGGCGCCTTCGGCGCCGGAGTCGAGTTACTGCCGAAAGCCGGGATCGCCGAGCAGACCGCCGAGAACGCGAAAGTTGTTGACTCCCATGGCGTTGTGACGACGACAGCAGCCGCGGACGACCTTTCCGACGACTTCTTCGCGGCGTTCGCGGCCGCGCTTGCCAAGCACCGTGCCTGGGACCGCGAAACCGATTCGGTGCCGGCCTGA
- a CDS encoding TetR/AcrR family transcriptional regulator → MRTPRRRLSPDDRRSELLALGAEVFGQRPYDEVRIDEIAERAGVSRALMYHYFPDKRAFFAAVVKAQADQLFETSHNLPSPGQSLFEEVRTGVLAYMQYHQEHPHAAWAAYVGLGRSDPVLLGIDDEAKDRQMEHIMRRILEVEGPDHKLEPDVERDLRVMVHGWLALTFEVCRQRIIHPSTDAGHLADACAHALLDAVARVPGIPERLAKAVAPDQR, encoded by the coding sequence ATGCGAACGCCTAGGCGCCGGTTATCTCCTGACGACCGGCGATCAGAGTTGCTGGCGCTTGGCGCGGAGGTCTTCGGTCAGCGACCTTACGACGAGGTCCGCATCGACGAGATCGCCGAACGCGCGGGGGTCTCGCGCGCGCTGATGTACCACTACTTCCCGGACAAGCGGGCATTCTTCGCCGCGGTGGTCAAGGCGCAGGCCGATCAGCTGTTCGAGACCAGCCATAACCTGCCGTCGCCCGGCCAGTCGCTGTTCGAGGAGGTGCGGACCGGCGTGCTGGCCTACATGCAGTACCACCAGGAGCATCCGCACGCGGCCTGGGCCGCCTATGTCGGGCTCGGTCGTTCCGACCCGGTGCTGCTCGGCATCGACGACGAGGCCAAGGATCGCCAGATGGAGCACATCATGCGGCGCATCCTCGAGGTGGAGGGCCCGGACCACAAGCTCGAACCGGACGTCGAGCGGGATTTGCGGGTCATGGTCCACGGCTGGTTGGCCCTCACCTTCGAGGTGTGCCGGCAGCGGATCATCCACCCGTCCACCGACGCCGGCCACCTCGCCGACGCCTGCGCGCATGCGTTGCTCGACGCGGTCGCCCGCGTGCCCGGGATCCCCGAGCGGCTCGCCAAAGCGGTGGCGCCCGACCAGCGCTGA
- a CDS encoding TetR/AcrR family transcriptional regulator, with the protein MAGRRRRLSPDDRRSELLALGSQAFGERPYDDVRIDEIAERAGVSRALMYHYFPDKRAFFAAVVKHEAEQLYAATENPPDPGGTLFERVRAGVLAYVDYHQNHPHAAWAVYVRAGRYDPVLVEIDDEAKNRQMQRIMGAASALVPGGLSNGFAPAVERDLRAAVFGWLSFTFEMCRQRIMDPSIDANYLGDTCAHALLDAIGRVPDIPAELAAAVAPERR; encoded by the coding sequence ATGGCAGGGCGCAGGCGTCGGTTGTCCCCGGATGACCGGCGCTCGGAGTTGCTGGCGCTGGGGTCGCAGGCCTTCGGCGAGCGCCCCTACGACGACGTCCGCATCGACGAGATCGCCGAACGCGCCGGGGTGTCCCGCGCCTTGATGTATCACTACTTCCCCGACAAGCGCGCGTTTTTCGCGGCCGTCGTCAAGCACGAGGCCGAGCAGCTGTACGCCGCGACCGAGAATCCGCCAGACCCGGGGGGCACGCTGTTCGAGCGGGTGCGCGCCGGTGTGCTGGCGTACGTGGACTACCACCAGAACCATCCGCACGCGGCCTGGGCGGTGTATGTGCGGGCCGGCCGCTACGACCCGGTTCTGGTCGAAATCGACGACGAGGCCAAGAACCGCCAGATGCAGCGCATCATGGGTGCTGCCTCCGCGCTGGTGCCGGGAGGGCTCAGCAACGGATTTGCGCCGGCGGTCGAGCGTGACCTGCGGGCGGCGGTGTTCGGCTGGCTGTCGTTCACCTTCGAGATGTGCCGGCAGCGGATCATGGACCCGTCGATCGACGCGAACTACCTCGGCGACACCTGCGCGCATGCGCTGCTGGATGCGATCGGCCGGGTCCCCGACATTCCCGCCGAGCTGGCCGCGGCGGTCGCGCCGGAGCGACGGTGA
- a CDS encoding ATP-dependent helicase, whose amino-acid sequence MSSDPLARFSAVTRDWFAGTFAAPTPAQAEAWAAIADGHHTLVIAPTGSGKTLAAFLWAIDQLAGSADRGPGTRVLYVSPLKALAVDVERNLRAPLAGMTRVAERRGLPVPQISIGLRSGDTPPARRRQLVSTPPDVLITTPESLFLMLTSAARQTLAGVQTVIVDEVHAIAGNKRGAHLALSLERLDSLTERPAQRIGLSATVRPPEEVARFLAGAAPATIVSPPAAKTFELSVQVPVPDMTNLADNTIWPDVEARLVDLIEAHNSTIVFANSRRLAERLTARLNEIHAEVWGDGLTAGPNPQVAGGAPAQLLGSGQSYGAPTLLARAHHGSVSKEQRAAVEEDLKSGRLKAVVATSSLELGIDMGAVDLVIQVEAPPSVASGLQRIGRAGHQVGEISRGVVFPKHRTDLIGCAVTVQRMLDGQIETMRVPTNPLDILAQHTVAAAALEPLDADRWFDTVRRSAPFATLPRSAFEAVLDLLAGKYPSTEFAELRPRLVYDRDSGTLTARPGAQRLAVTSGGSIPDRGLFTVWLATEKPSRVGELDEEMVYESRPGDVISLGATSWRITEITHDRVLVIPAPGQPARLPFWRGDDVGRPAELGAALGAFTGELAGLDRVSFEKRCTELGFNDYATENLRRLLEDQRAATTVVPTDTNLVVERFRDELGDWRVILHSPYGLRVHGPLALAVSRRLAERYGIDEKPTASDDGIVVRLPDTDAAEPPGAELFVFDPDEIDPIVTAEVGGSALFASRFRECAARALLLPRRHPGKRSPLWHQRQRAAQLLDVARKYPDFPIVLETIRECLQDVYDVPMLAELMGRIAQRRVRVAEAETATPSPFAASLLFGYVGAFMYEGDSPLAERRAAALSLDATLLAELLGRVELRELLDPEVVAATARQLQHLSADRVARDAEAVADLLRLLGPLTQEEVAARAGGADVGGWLEGLRAAKRALTASFAGQTWWVAVEDIGRLRDGVGVAVPVGVPASFTDAVADPLGELLGRYARTHGPFTTAEAAARFGLGLRVAGDVLGRLAADGRLVRGEFTVDGDQWCDVEVLRILRRRSLAALRAQVEPVSTAAYARFLPAWQHVGSPDNAGIDGLATVIDQLAGVPLPASAIERLVLAPRVRDYSPAMLDELLASGEVIWSGAGSISGSDGWIAFHAAESAPLTLQPGTEIDFTDAHRAILDTLAGGGAFFFRQLATDIPEGELKAALWELIWAGWVTGDTFAPVRAVLGGGPGTRKRSSPAHRHRRAPRLSRYSVAHAATRATDATVAGRWSALPAPEPDSTLRAHYQAELLLGRHGVLTRGAVAAEAVPGGFATLYKVLTAFEDAGRCQRGYFVESLGGAQFAVASTVDRLRSYLDGVDPQRPAYQAVTLAAADPANPYGAALPWPPTDGAARPGRKAGALVVLVDGALAWFVERGGRTLMSFTDDPEAANAAAAALADLVGAGRAESILVERVNGVPVLQLQDSPVHGALTAAGFARTPRGLRLR is encoded by the coding sequence ATGAGCTCGGATCCGCTCGCACGGTTCAGCGCCGTCACCCGCGACTGGTTCGCCGGGACCTTCGCGGCGCCGACGCCCGCGCAGGCCGAGGCCTGGGCGGCCATCGCCGACGGCCACCACACCTTGGTGATCGCGCCGACGGGCTCCGGCAAGACGCTGGCCGCGTTCCTGTGGGCCATCGACCAGTTGGCCGGGTCCGCCGACCGCGGGCCGGGTACCCGGGTGCTCTACGTGTCGCCGCTGAAGGCGCTGGCCGTCGACGTCGAGCGCAACCTGCGCGCCCCGCTGGCCGGCATGACCCGGGTGGCCGAGCGACGGGGGCTGCCGGTCCCGCAGATCAGCATCGGGCTGCGATCGGGCGACACTCCGCCTGCGCGCCGTCGCCAGCTCGTCAGCACGCCGCCCGACGTCCTGATCACCACCCCCGAGTCGCTGTTTTTGATGCTGACGTCGGCGGCGCGGCAAACCCTGGCCGGCGTGCAGACGGTGATCGTCGACGAGGTGCACGCCATCGCCGGCAACAAGCGCGGCGCTCACCTGGCGCTGTCGCTGGAGCGGCTGGACTCGCTGACCGAGCGGCCGGCCCAGCGGATCGGGCTGTCGGCCACCGTGCGCCCGCCCGAGGAGGTGGCCCGGTTTCTGGCCGGTGCGGCCCCGGCGACCATCGTGTCTCCGCCGGCCGCCAAGACCTTCGAGCTGTCGGTGCAGGTTCCGGTCCCCGACATGACCAACCTGGCCGACAACACCATCTGGCCCGACGTCGAGGCCCGGCTGGTCGATCTGATCGAGGCGCACAACTCGACCATCGTGTTCGCCAACTCGCGCCGCCTGGCGGAGCGACTTACCGCGCGGCTCAACGAGATTCACGCCGAAGTCTGGGGCGACGGGTTGACGGCCGGGCCCAACCCGCAAGTCGCCGGCGGCGCGCCGGCACAACTGCTGGGCAGCGGTCAAAGCTACGGCGCGCCGACCCTCCTGGCGCGCGCCCACCACGGCTCGGTGAGCAAGGAGCAGCGCGCCGCGGTCGAGGAGGACCTGAAAAGCGGGCGACTCAAAGCGGTGGTCGCGACGTCGAGCCTGGAGCTGGGCATCGATATGGGCGCGGTCGACCTGGTGATCCAGGTGGAGGCGCCGCCGTCGGTGGCCAGCGGCCTGCAGCGCATCGGCCGGGCCGGGCACCAGGTCGGCGAAATCTCCCGGGGGGTGGTGTTCCCCAAGCACCGAACCGATTTGATCGGTTGCGCGGTCACCGTGCAGCGCATGCTCGACGGCCAGATCGAGACAATGCGGGTACCCACCAATCCGCTGGACATCCTCGCCCAGCACACCGTGGCGGCGGCCGCGCTCGAGCCGCTCGACGCCGACCGCTGGTTCGACACCGTGCGGCGCAGCGCGCCGTTCGCGACGCTGCCGCGCAGCGCGTTCGAGGCGGTGCTGGACCTGCTGGCCGGCAAATACCCGTCCACCGAGTTCGCCGAGCTGCGCCCGCGGCTGGTCTACGACCGCGACTCCGGGACGTTGACGGCGCGGCCGGGCGCACAGCGGCTGGCGGTCACCTCCGGCGGCTCGATCCCCGACCGCGGGCTGTTCACCGTGTGGCTGGCCACCGAAAAGCCTTCGCGCGTCGGGGAACTCGACGAGGAGATGGTCTACGAGTCGCGGCCCGGCGACGTGATCTCGTTGGGGGCCACCAGCTGGCGGATCACCGAGATCACCCACGACCGGGTGCTGGTGATCCCGGCACCGGGCCAACCGGCCCGCCTTCCGTTCTGGCGCGGCGACGACGTCGGTCGTCCCGCCGAGCTGGGCGCCGCGCTCGGTGCGTTCACCGGCGAACTAGCCGGCTTGGACCGGGTGTCATTCGAAAAGCGTTGCACAGAACTGGGTTTCAACGACTACGCGACCGAGAATCTGCGTCGGCTGCTGGAGGATCAGCGCGCCGCCACCACCGTCGTGCCCACCGACACCAACCTGGTGGTCGAGCGGTTTCGCGACGAGCTGGGCGACTGGCGGGTGATCCTGCACTCGCCCTACGGGCTGCGGGTTCACGGCCCGCTGGCGCTGGCGGTCAGTCGCCGGCTGGCCGAACGCTACGGCATCGACGAGAAACCCACCGCCTCCGACGACGGCATCGTGGTGCGCCTGCCCGACACCGATGCCGCCGAGCCGCCGGGCGCCGAGCTTTTCGTGTTCGACCCCGACGAGATCGACCCGATCGTCACCGCAGAGGTGGGCGGTTCGGCGCTGTTTGCGTCGCGGTTCCGGGAATGCGCGGCACGTGCCCTGCTGCTGCCGCGCCGCCATCCGGGCAAGCGCTCGCCGCTGTGGCACCAACGGCAGCGCGCGGCGCAATTGCTCGACGTGGCACGCAAATATCCCGACTTCCCGATCGTGCTGGAGACCATCCGGGAATGTCTGCAGGACGTGTACGACGTGCCGATGCTGGCCGAGCTAATGGGGAGGATCGCCCAGCGCCGGGTGCGGGTGGCCGAGGCCGAGACCGCGACGCCGTCGCCGTTCGCGGCCTCGTTGCTGTTCGGCTATGTGGGGGCCTTCATGTACGAGGGCGACAGCCCGCTGGCCGAACGCCGCGCCGCCGCACTGTCGCTGGATGCCACGCTGCTGGCCGAGCTGCTGGGCCGGGTCGAGTTGCGCGAGTTGCTCGACCCGGAGGTCGTGGCCGCCACGGCCCGGCAGTTGCAGCACCTGTCGGCAGACCGGGTGGCCCGCGACGCCGAGGCCGTCGCCGACCTGCTGCGGCTGTTGGGCCCGCTGACCCAAGAGGAGGTCGCCGCCCGGGCCGGCGGCGCCGATGTCGGCGGCTGGCTGGAGGGACTGCGCGCGGCCAAACGCGCGCTGACGGCGTCGTTCGCCGGACAGACCTGGTGGGTGGCCGTCGAGGACATCGGCCGGCTGCGCGACGGCGTCGGGGTGGCGGTGCCGGTCGGGGTGCCCGCGAGCTTCACCGATGCGGTCGCCGACCCGCTGGGCGAGTTGCTCGGCCGCTACGCGCGTACCCATGGCCCGTTCACCACCGCCGAGGCGGCCGCGCGGTTCGGTCTGGGCCTGCGGGTGGCCGGCGACGTGCTGGGCCGGCTAGCCGCTGACGGGCGGCTGGTGCGCGGCGAGTTCACCGTGGATGGGGACCAGTGGTGCGACGTCGAGGTGCTGCGGATTTTGCGGCGCCGCTCGCTGGCGGCGCTGCGCGCCCAAGTGGAGCCGGTCAGCACGGCCGCCTACGCGCGGTTCCTGCCGGCCTGGCAGCACGTCGGCTCGCCGGACAATGCGGGCATTGACGGGCTGGCCACGGTGATCGATCAGCTCGCCGGTGTGCCGCTGCCTGCGTCGGCGATCGAGCGGCTGGTGCTGGCGCCGCGGGTGCGGGACTACTCGCCCGCCATGCTCGACGAGCTGCTGGCTTCCGGGGAGGTGATCTGGTCGGGCGCCGGGTCGATCTCGGGTTCGGACGGCTGGATCGCTTTCCATGCGGCCGAGTCGGCGCCGTTGACTCTTCAGCCCGGGACCGAGATCGACTTCACCGACGCCCACCGCGCCATCCTGGACACCCTGGCCGGCGGCGGCGCGTTCTTCTTCCGCCAATTGGCTACCGACATCCCGGAGGGCGAACTGAAAGCCGCGCTGTGGGAACTGATTTGGGCCGGCTGGGTCACCGGTGACACGTTCGCGCCGGTGCGGGCGGTGCTCGGCGGCGGCCCGGGCACCCGCAAGCGGTCCAGCCCGGCGCATCGGCATCGCCGCGCGCCCCGGCTGAGCCGCTACAGCGTCGCTCACGCGGCCACCCGCGCCACCGACGCGACGGTGGCCGGCCGCTGGTCGGCGCTGCCGGCACCCGAGCCGGATTCCACGCTGCGCGCCCACTATCAGGCCGAGCTGCTGCTGGGCCGCCACGGCGTGCTGACCCGGGGCGCGGTCGCCGCCGAGGCGGTTCCCGGCGGGTTCGCCACGCTGTACAAGGTGCTGACGGCGTTCGAGGACGCCGGCCGCTGCCAGCGGGGCTACTTCGTGGAGTCCTTGGGCGGCGCGCAGTTCGCCGTCGCCTCGACGGTCGACCGGCTGCGCAGCTACCTCGACGGTGTGGACCCACAGCGGCCCGCCTACCAGGCGGTGACGCTGGCCGCCGCCGATCCGGCCAACCCGTACGGCGCCGCGCTGCCCTGGCCGCCCACCGACGGCGCGGCCCGGCCCGGCCGCAAGGCCGGGGCGCTGGTGGTGTTGGTGGACGGTGCGTTGGCCTGGTTTGTGGAACGCGGCGGCCGGACGCTGATGAGCTTCACCGACGACCCCGAAGCGGCCAATGCCGCGGCCGCGGCGCTGGCCGATCTGGTCGGTGCCGGACGCGCCGAGTCGATCCTGGTCGAGCGAGTCAACGGCGTACCGGTGCTGCAGTTGCAGGATTCACCGGTGCACGGGGCGCTCACCGCCGCCGGTTTCGCGCGCACACCCCGCGGGTTGCGGTTGCGGTAA
- the nei2 gene encoding endonuclease VIII Nei2 yields the protein MPEGDTVWHTAAVLRDALAGKTLTRCDIRVPRYATVDLTGQTVDEVLSRGKHLFVRAGPASIHSHLKMDGSWRVGRHRVDHRARIILEAGGIRAVGIDLGVLEILDREHDQDVVAHLGPDLLGDDWDPQVAAANLTADPHRPLAETLLDQRVMAGIGNVYCNELCFVTGLRPTAPVSAVANPQRLVARARDMLWANRSRWARCTTGDTRPGRQLWVYGRAGLGCRRCDTPIAHDQTGERVAYWCPTCQR from the coding sequence ATGCCCGAGGGCGACACCGTCTGGCACACTGCCGCCGTCCTGCGCGACGCGCTGGCCGGAAAGACGCTGACCCGCTGCGACATCCGGGTGCCGCGGTATGCGACCGTCGACCTGACCGGGCAAACGGTCGACGAGGTGCTCAGCCGGGGCAAGCACCTGTTCGTCCGGGCCGGGCCGGCCAGCATCCACTCGCATCTGAAGATGGACGGCAGCTGGCGGGTCGGTCGCCATCGTGTCGATCATCGGGCACGAATCATCCTGGAAGCTGGCGGTATTCGGGCTGTCGGCATCGATCTCGGTGTGCTGGAGATCCTCGACCGGGAACACGACCAGGACGTGGTGGCACATCTGGGCCCCGACCTGTTGGGCGACGACTGGGATCCGCAGGTCGCGGCGGCCAATCTGACGGCCGACCCGCACCGGCCGCTCGCCGAGACGCTGCTGGACCAGCGGGTGATGGCAGGCATCGGCAACGTCTACTGCAACGAACTGTGTTTCGTCACCGGCCTTCGGCCCACCGCCCCGGTCAGCGCCGTCGCCAACCCGCAGCGGCTGGTCGCTCGGGCCAGAGACATGTTGTGGGCCAATCGTTCCCGGTGGGCGCGCTGCACCACCGGCGACACCCGCCCCGGACGCCAGCTCTGGGTGTACGGGCGGGCGGGACTGGGCTGCCGTCGCTGCGACACCCCGATCGCCCACGACCAGACCGGCGAGCGGGTTGCCTACTGGTGTCCAACCTGCCAACGCTGA
- a CDS encoding DUF732 domain-containing protein — translation MRSPRSARLVLAVALVGLGGLAAPTAHADAVDVNFLSALKSKDINFASPQAAIIAGHEVCDELDLGRQKSDVASDVMNNSNLDGYHAGFFVGASVGAFCPRHAG, via the coding sequence GTGCGTTCGCCACGGTCCGCGCGGCTTGTCCTCGCGGTTGCGCTAGTTGGCCTTGGAGGCCTGGCCGCTCCGACTGCGCATGCCGACGCCGTCGACGTCAACTTCCTGTCGGCGCTGAAGTCCAAGGACATCAACTTCGCGTCACCGCAAGCCGCGATCATCGCCGGTCACGAGGTATGCGATGAACTCGATCTCGGCAGGCAGAAAAGCGATGTCGCCTCCGACGTGATGAACAACAGCAATCTCGACGGCTACCACGCCGGGTTTTTCGTCGGCGCCAGCGTCGGAGCGTTCTGCCCGAGGCATGCCGGGTAG
- a CDS encoding PPE family protein: protein MEFLTAPPEVTSALIHSGPGAQSLVEASTAWQRLGAHLEDSAENYAAAVSSLTSAWHGPSATAMVGAVEPYLSWLRTTAQQCQQLAVSAQAAATAYNSVRAAVVPTAQVSANRTRLAELLATNRFGTNLPAIAETEDQYQVMWANNSTAIGRYQAASAQATALPQFASPPSITAASATDFDPNSGWFGLANTYANQFISSGFPINLLSYLAQNTSAQALQGMGSEIGQGLAEGEAALVPSLGSLGAAGLSAEPTAAIGVGVSMGKLTAPPAVVGLLPASQAPVQLASAASPLPAGESGLPMLPPIMPPPVSAGSGWRKRKQQKYDDLEYGLELKGTVIHRPPSAG, encoded by the coding sequence ATGGAGTTCCTGACGGCGCCCCCGGAAGTCACGTCCGCGCTGATCCACTCCGGGCCGGGTGCGCAGTCGCTGGTCGAGGCCTCCACAGCGTGGCAGCGCCTTGGCGCCCACCTGGAAGATTCGGCCGAGAACTACGCTGCCGCAGTGTCGTCACTGACTTCGGCGTGGCACGGCCCGTCCGCGACAGCGATGGTCGGAGCTGTCGAGCCCTACCTGTCCTGGCTTCGCACCACCGCGCAGCAGTGTCAGCAATTGGCCGTTTCGGCGCAGGCCGCGGCGACGGCATACAACTCTGTTCGCGCGGCCGTCGTTCCCACCGCACAGGTCAGTGCCAACAGGACGCGCCTGGCGGAGTTGTTGGCTACCAACAGGTTCGGGACCAACCTTCCGGCTATCGCCGAAACCGAAGACCAGTACCAGGTGATGTGGGCGAACAACTCGACGGCGATCGGTCGCTATCAGGCCGCTTCGGCACAAGCCACCGCGTTGCCGCAATTCGCATCGCCGCCCTCTATTACCGCGGCGTCGGCCACCGACTTCGACCCCAACAGCGGCTGGTTCGGGCTGGCGAATACCTATGCCAATCAGTTCATCTCGTCCGGATTTCCCATCAACCTGCTCAGCTACCTGGCGCAGAACACGTCGGCCCAGGCGCTGCAGGGCATGGGCAGTGAGATCGGCCAGGGCCTCGCGGAGGGCGAGGCCGCTCTGGTGCCATCGCTGGGTTCGTTGGGCGCCGCCGGACTCTCAGCGGAGCCCACGGCGGCGATCGGTGTCGGAGTGTCGATGGGCAAGCTGACTGCACCGCCCGCTGTGGTGGGGCTGTTGCCGGCCTCCCAAGCGCCGGTGCAACTGGCGTCAGCAGCGTCACCGCTTCCCGCAGGCGAATCCGGGTTGCCCATGCTGCCGCCGATCATGCCGCCGCCGGTGTCGGCGGGCAGTGGCTGGCGCAAGCGCAAACAGCAGAAGTACGACGATCTCGAATACGGCTTGGAGCTCAAGGGCACGGTGATCCATCGACCGCCGTCGGCGGGGTGA